In the Gemmatimonadales bacterium genome, GTACGCTGGTCGCCGTTTCGCGGGTTGCGGGAAACGGCCGAGATCGATCGAGCCCGTGCCGGGCGCGACCGTGCTCGCGAGGAGCTGGCCGCCGCCGAGCGATCGGCGCAGGCCGAGGTGCGGGCGGCGGTGGCGCGACTGGAGGCTGCGACAGCGGCACTCGAGGCGACGGAGCGTGCCCTGGATCAGGCCGCCCAGGCTGCTCGCGTCGCCGCCACTCGCTATGCAGGCGGCGCAGGGACGCTGTCCGAGTTGCTTGCCATTCGGGCGGCCGAATCAGCTCAGCGGCAGAGTCGTCTCGAGGCGCTGTATCAGGCACGTCTGGCCCAGGCTCAGGTGGCCGTTGCGAGGGGAGGAAATCCATGAAGTACCTGATGGTAGTGGCAATCCTGCTGGCCGGTGCCGGCTGTGGTTCCGAGAAGCCCGCAGCGGCAACGGCCGAGGGACCGGTCTCGGAGGTCGCGACGATCGTAATAGGCGACTCCGGGGCGACCGAGACATACCATGCGGCGGGAACCGTTCGGGCGACCCGTCGTGCTGAGCTTGCGACGCGGGCCATGGCGCGAGTGGAAACGGTCCGGGTGCGGGCCGGTGATCGAGTGCGTAGCGGTCAGGTCCTGGCCACGGTGGAGCGGGGTGCGGTGACGGCGGCGGGGTCGCAGGCGGCGGCCGGGCTCGAACTCGCGACCACGAATCTGCGCCGGATGGAACGGCTCTATGCCGATAGTGCGGTTCCGCTGGCGCAGCTCGAGTCCAGTCGGGCCGCCTTTGCCGCCGCCCAGGGTCAGGCGGACGCCGCGACCGCCGAACTGGGCTACGCCTCGATCACGGCGCCGTTCGACGGCGTCGTTGTCGCGCGCAACGTCGATCCGGGTGCGTTGGCGACGCCTGGTCGACCCTTGCTGATCGTCGAGGATATGGGAACGCGGGAGATCGTCGCGGGGGTGCCCGATGCGCTGGCGCGCGGGCTCGTCGTCGGTGGAACGCTCACAGCGCTGGTTGGTGCGGATCGGCAGGCTGTGCCCGTCGTGGTAGCTGCGGTAGTTCCGTCAGCCGATCCGGTCAGCCGGACGGTCGAGGTTCGTCTCACCTCCAAGTCGCCGCTGACCCCGGGACTGACGGCCATCGTCGAAGTGCCGGGAGCGCAGCGCATCAGCCGGCAGATTGCGGTGCCGTCGTCCGCGGTGCTCTCGCGCGGCGAGCTGACGGGTGTCTATCTCGTCGGGGCCGACTCCACGGCGCGTCTTCGCTGGGTCCGGTTGGGTCGAGCGCAGGGCGATGCGGTTGCCGTCGTAAGCGGGCTGGCCGCAGGAGATGTCGTCGTTCGTGACGCTGCAGGGGTGCGTGACGGCATGCGGATACGGAGCGCGGCGAGCAGCGGTGGTGCGACATGACGATCGGGATATCCGGGCGGGTTGCCCAAGCGTTTCTCAAGAGCAAACTCACGCCGCTGCTGATCCTGGCCTCGCTCGTTGCCGGGTTGGCCGGTGTGCTGACGACACCGCGCGAAGAAGAGCCGCAGATCAGCGTGCCGATGGTCGACGTCTTTCTCTCGGCGCCCGGGTCCTCGCCTGAGGAGGTCGAGCGTCGGCTGATCGAGCCGGTCGAGCGGCGGCTTTGGGAAATTGGCGGTGTCGATCATCTCTACAGCACGGCGGCCAGCGACGGCGGGATGATCACCGTCCGCTTTGCCGTGGGCGACGATCCGGAGGAGAGCATCGTCAAGGTCTTTGCGAAGCTTTCCGGCACGCCCGCGCTGCTCAAGCTGCACACCATCGACGAGGTGCCGGTCCTGACGCTGACGCTCCATGGCGGTGGGTACGACGAGTTTCAGCTTCGTCGGGTGGCGGCGGAACTGCGAAACGAGATTCAGCGGATTCCGAATGTCGCCGAAGTCGAAGTCATCGGCGGCGCGCCCCGGGTTCTCCTGGTCGAGCCCGATGCCGCGCGGTTGACGGCGCATGGCCTGTCGCTCGATCGGCTGGTTAGCGCGCTGGCTGGCGCGAACGTCCTGGTGTCCGCCGGCGACGTGCTGGTCGACAATGCGAGTCTCCCGGTCCGGGCCGGTCGTCAACTGGGCAATGCGGAGGATGTTGCTGCGGTTCTGGTGGCGGTGCGGGCTGGCCGCGGAGTTCGTCTCGGGGATGTTGCCCGGGTTGTGGATGGCCCGGCTGAGCCGGCCTGGTATGTGAGCCACCTCGAGCGCAATGTACCGACCAGTCCCGCGGTGACCATCTCCATTGCCAAGCGACCCGGGACCAATGCGGCGTCGCTTGCCAATGTAGTTCTCGCCAAGGTCGAGTCGCTCCGGGGCGTGGTCGTTCCGGCGGATCTCGAGACCAGTGTTACCAGAAACTATGGCGAGACGGCGAACGAGAAGGCCGTCGAACTGCTGAGCCATATCATCATCGCCACCGTCGGCGTGGCGCTGCTGGTCTGGTTTGCGCTCGGCTGGCGTGAGGCGCTGGTGGTGCTCGTGGCGGTGCCGGTTACGCTGGCGTTGACACTGCTCGTCTATCGCGTGCTCGGATATACGCTCAATCGGATCACCCTCTTTGCTCTGGTATTTGCGATCGGGATTCTGGTCGATGATGCCATCGTCGTCGTCGAGAACATTGCGCGGCACCTGGGGATGAAGGGCAAGTCACCCGAGGATGCGGCGGTCGAGGGCGTCGACGAGGTCGGCAACCCCACCATTCTGGCCACATTCACGGTGATCGCGGCCATCCTGCCCATGGCGTTCGTGACCGGATTGATGGGTCCGTATATGCGGCCGATTCCAGTCGGCGCCTCGATGGCCATGCTGTTCTCGCTGGCGGTTGCGTTCATCGTGACACCGTACCTGGCGCTGCGGCTGGTGCGTCATCATGAACCTGCTGAAGATGTCGCGGTGTCTGCCGAGGGTCGAGTCGGGCGGGGCTACCGTCGGATGATCGAGCGCCTGCTGGTCAATCGCGGGCAGCGCTGGGCGGTCTACGGCGGGGTGGTTGTGCTGCTGCTGGTGTCAGTCGGCCTTATCGGCATCAAGGCCGTTACCGTCAAAATGCTGCCCTTCGACAACAAGAGCGAGTTCCAGGTCATTCTCGACTTTCCGGAGGGTACTACGCTGGAAACCAGCGCTCGCGCTGCGCACGAGATTGCCGAAAGGCTGCTGTCGGACCCGGATGTTCGCGACATCCAGGTCTATGCCGGCACTGCTGCGCCGTTCAACTTCAACGGGCTGGTGCGCCACTACTTCCTTCGTCAGGGTCCGGAAGTCGCCGACCTCCAGGTCAACCTGGCCCCGAAGCATGATCGGGATGCCCAGAGCCACGACATTGCGGTTCGGCTGCGCCCCGCCGTGACCGAGGTGGCCTCGCGATACGGTGCGCGGGCCAAGGTTGCCGAGATACCTCCGGGCCCGCCCGTCCTCGCGACGATTACGGCCGAGGTGTTTGGTCCCGATGATGTCACTCGGCGCCAGGTGGCGAGTGAGGTGCGCCGGGCTCTCGAAGCAACCGACGGCGTGGTGGATACGGACTGGACCCTGGCTGACCGGGCACACGAGGTTCGAGTGGCAGTACGCCCCGATGTTGCCGAGTTCGCCGCGCTGGCTGGTGCCGACGTTGCGCAGGCCGTCCGCAGCCTGGGTGGAATCCAAGCGGGATTGCTGCATGATGCCCGGGCAGCGGAGCCGGTGCCGATCATGGTGCGGCTGGCGCAAGCGGAGCGGTCGGGAATTTACGGAATCCTGGGAATTCCCTTGCAGAGTCGGGCTGGTGGAATCGTGCCGGTTGCTGCGGTTGCCTCGGTGGATACGGTGCCTCGGCAGGAACCAAGATTCCGGAAGGATATGAAGCCGGTCGTATACGTTACTGCGGACGTAGCGGGTGCCATCGAGGCGCCGGTGTATGCGATGCTGGCGGTCGATCCGGTTCTCCAGCAGGCCGGGGTTGTGACGACCTGGAGCGGGCCGGCATCGTCGACGGAAACCGCTACGGTCAACTGGGACGGCGAGTGGCGGATAACCTACGAGGTCTTCCGCGACCTGGGTATTGCCTTCGCGGCTGTGCTGCTGCTGATCTACTTCCTGGTGGTGGCCTGGTTCCAGTCGTTCCGGACCCCGCTCGTCATCATGGCGCCGATTCCCCTCACGCTGATCGGCATTCTCCCCGGTCATGCGATCGCCGGCGCGTTCTTCACGGCGACATCGATGATCGGGATGATCGCCCTGGCCGGGATCATCGTTCGCAACTCCATCCTGCTGGTCGACTTTGCGGAACTCGAGCGGGCGCGCGGTCTGTCGGTTCGCGAAGCGGTGGTCGAGGCCGGTGTTATCCGTGCCAGACCGATCGTGCTCACCGCGGCGGCTGTTGTCATTGGCGGCGCGGTGATGGTGACCGATCCGATTTTTCAGGGACTGGGCCTCGCGCTGATGGCTGGCGCCGTCGTGGCGACGCTGCTGACCTTGGTGCTGATCCCTCTTCTCTATGCGGAGATTGCCTGATGTCGCTCCATCATCGTATTCGCCTGATTGCCGGTACGTTCGTGCTGATTTCGCTGGCCCTCGGTACCTGGGTTCACCCCTACTGGTACCTCTTGACCGCGTTTGTCGGCGTCAATCTGATTCAGTCGGCCTTTACCCGGTGGTGCCCCGCCGAGTTGATCCTCGCCAAGCTCGGCCTGGCCGGGCCTGCAGAGCGTTCTGACAGCTGTGGCTGACCGCTCCCGACGGCGTCATCCGTTCTAGGGGCGGATGACGACCGTCTTGGTGTTGACGAACTCACGGATCCCGTAGACGCCGAGCTCGCGTCCATAGCCTGATTCCTTGATGCCGCCAAAGGGCAGCCGCGGGTCTGAGGCGACCTGGCTGTTGACGAAGGTACACCCCGCTTCGAGCTGGCGCGCGACCCGCTCGCCGCGCTCCAGGTCGCGAGAGAACACCGCGGCGCCCAGTCCGAAGATGGTGCCGTTGGCGATACGAATCGCATCCGCTTCGTCGCGCGCGGCGATGATGGCGGCGACCGGACCAAACAGCTCTTCATCGTGCGCGGGCATTCCCGCAGTCACATTCGTCAGCACGGTCGGCGGGTAGAATGCGCCGGGGCCCTCGGGGATGCTGCCTCCCAGGCGGAGCGCGGCCCCCTTGGCGACCGAGGCGACGACCTGTCCGTGCAACTCGTCTCGGAGGTCGTGGCGAGCCTGCGGCCCGACATCGGTGTCGGGGTCGAGCGGGTCACCGGTTTTCTTGGTGCGCATCAAGGCAATGAAGCGCTCGGTGAAGGCGTCGCGCACCGCATCGACGGCGATGAATCGCTTGGCCGCCACGCAGCTTTGGCCGCTGTTGACGAGCCGGGCGGCGACGCAGACCGCCGCTGCCTGGTCGACATCGGCGTCCTCCAGGATCAGGTAGGGATCCGAGCCGCCGAGTTCGAGCACCGTCTTCTTGAGCACTGCGCCGGCTTGCGCGGCAACCGCCTTGCCGGCTGGCGTACTGCCGGTCAGCGTCACAGCCCGAACCAGCGGATGCTCGATGATCGCCCGAACCTGATCGCTGCCGACGAGCAGCGTGCGAAAGACGCCGTGTGGAAACCCGGCCTGCTGAAAGAGCTCTTCGATGACGAGCGCGCACCCAGGCACATTCGACGCATGCTTGAGTACGCCCACATTGCCTGCCATCAGGGCCGGTGCCGCAAACCGATACACCTGCCAGAGCGGGAAGTTCCACGGCATCACGGCGAGGACCACGCCGAGCGGCTCGAACGCTACGTACGATCGGGTCGCGTCGGTTGGGATGACGTCGTGGGCCAGGTGAGTTTCGGCATGGTCGGCGTAGTACTCAGACACCCAGGCGCACTTGTCGACTTCGGCCCGGCCCTGGGCCAGCGGCTTGCCCATCTCGACGGCCATGAGCCGGGCGAGTTCGTCCTTCCGCTGACGCAGGTGCTCTGCCATCGATCGGAACAGGCGGGCCCGGTCCCCAAAAGTCGTCGTCCGCCACCGTGGCCATGCCTCGTGGGCCTCGGTAACGGCGGCAAACGTATCGGCTGGGGACATCGTGCTGTAATCAGCGACGGTTTCGCCAGTCGCAGGGTTGATGGCTCGGATCGGCATGCGGTCCTCGAACGTGTCGGCTGTGTTCCTGAACAGTAACAGGCCGGCCACGGCTCTGGGCCGCCCTTCATGAACGTTCCATCATACCAGGCTCAGGATCGGCTCACGGGTCCGACCCCAGTATTGCTGTATCGGGCTGAACGAGGCGGAGGAGCTCATGTCAATCCAATCGGTGATGGTGTCGGTCGACGGGTCTCGTTTCAGTGAGACGGCGGTTCCAGTGGCACGGCAGCTGGCGCGAACCGCGCGGGCTTCCCTGACGATCGTTATGGCGCACGAGATGGCTGGCGTCCCAACGGCGGCTGGTGTTGGCGAGTCCGACGACCGGGATGGCCAGGGCATCCGGGTTTTGGAGAAGACCTACCTGGCAGAAATTGCGCTCGCCAACGCGCATACGGGTGGCATTCCGGTCGGATTTCGCCTGATCGAGGGATCGCCCGGACCTGCCCTGATCGCCGAGATGGACCTGGCACGCCCTGATCTGCTGGTCATGTCGACGCATGGCCGGGGGGTCCTGAGTCGGCTCTGGCTGGGCAGTGTGGCGGACTATGTCGTCAGGCACGCGACACAACCGGTGCTTCTGCTGCCCGGATCTGCCAATGTCGCGGCAGATTGCTCGTTCCGGCGCGGGCTCGTGCTGATGGACCGCACAGAGGCAGCCGAGGCTGTGCTCGGACCGGTGGCCGAATTTGCGGCCCTGCACCAGTCTCACCTGACTCTGATGCACGTACTCGAGCCTGAGCCTGGTGCCCTGGGAATGGCGTCCGGGGAGTCGGTGCCCCCTCGTGATTCGCAGCTGGGCGGGGAGTATCGTAAGGCACAGCGATACCTCGATGGCCTAGCCCACGAGCTTCGTGCTCACGGCATTCAGGTCGCGACCCGGGTGGTGGTCGGCCTCGGTGCAGCGCCCACGATTCTGCAGCAGATCGAAGTAGGCGGGTACGATTTCGTCGCCATGACGACGCATGCCGGCAGCGGGATGGTGGCGCCACTACTGGGGCGGGTGGCCGACAAGGTCATCCGGGGGGCTGAGCGCCCGGTGTTCCTGGTTCGGCCGAGGGCTGCCCCCTGACGGCAGCTGCGTCCGGGACCCATTGGTCCCGAGCGCAGCTGACTTCGTGATGCTATTTACCCGGGCGGTAAGTTCGCTTGGTGCGCCCGACGAGCTGGTCAGGGTAGAAGTAGACCTCCCTCAACGTCCCGGTACTGTACCGCTCGGCCTGATCGCCAAAGTGCGGTGAACTCGGGTGACCGCTCTGACCCCCGGCTGTGATGGCGCGGGCCCGGACGCTGTCGCCGAACTCCACCGCGGCTACGAAGCTATTGCCGCTGGTACCATACCATTTCTTGGTGCCAGGATAGGCCCGTGCACCAAAGACGGCCAATGAGCCCCAGCGGCCCGAGGTGAACCCAACCGGGATGCTCGGACTGGCGTCGTCGAAGGGGTGGACGATGTCGCCGGTGATCCGCTGGAAGCGGTTGATCTCGCCCCAAGGTGTTTTCCAGGTTCCGAAGTCGGCGGCGAGCTTGTCGGAAGCGGCGGCCAGTGCCTCCAGGCGTGCTGCTGGGCTGGTACGACCGGCCATGTACTCGTAGACCGACAGGTTGCCCCGATCAGTCGCGTTGATAACCCGCTGCCACAGCTCTTCACCCCAGAAGACGGCGAGTGACGTCGGAACCGACGCCACGCCCCACTGGCGGTCCCAACGGCGCAGCGAGTCGAGCTGTTCTGCCAAACGCGTCTTGAGCGGGTCCGAGGCCGGGGTTCCGTCGGCGGCGCTGAGCAGCGCCGGAATGAGATCGTCGAAGGCCGGCATCGACCGGTTGTACGCGATGGCAATGAGCGTATCGAGCGTGACGTTGCGCCGTCCCGTCAGCTGACGGATCGCGTTGATTCCGCGAGGATTCTCGGGGTAGGTCTCCATGTAGGCCGGGAACCGGTCGCGCCTGGGGCTGTCCGGGCCGGCGGCGGAGTAGGGCCAGTTGTTGGTGTTGTAGACCCAACCGATCGACGGATTGAATACGTTGGGCGATTCGTCGATGCTGTGGATGCCCTGCCATTCCGTGGCCGGGTTGCTGCCGTCTACCGGACGCGACCAGTCGAATCTGGTGTCGCGTCGGGGGACGAAGTTGGCGTGAAAGTACGCGATGTTGCCGTCGGCGTCTGCATAGACGGTGTTGTTGGACGAGTTGGTGTGCAGTTCCATCGTCTGACGGAACTGCTGCAGATTCCTCGCCTTGGTTCGACCGTACGACTGACTGAGTGCCTTGACCGGCTCTTCCATCAGACGCACGGCAACCCATTTCCCGTCCTGGGCGCGGACCACCGGGCCGTGGTGGGTTCGGTGGACCGTGAAGCTGCGCTCGGCCATCCCGGTGCTTGTCTTGTACGGGACCTTGATGGTTCGACTCGTCACGGGCCGCTCTTCGTTGCCGAACCGGTAGGTGTGCCCATCCGCCGTCGAGGTGGTGGTCAGGAGATACTCGTCGATGTTGTCGACGCCGCTCGACGTATGCATCCACCCGGCCCGGTCGTTGAAGCCCTGGTA is a window encoding:
- a CDS encoding efflux RND transporter periplasmic adaptor subunit, with product MKYLMVVAILLAGAGCGSEKPAAATAEGPVSEVATIVIGDSGATETYHAAGTVRATRRAELATRAMARVETVRVRAGDRVRSGQVLATVERGAVTAAGSQAAAGLELATTNLRRMERLYADSAVPLAQLESSRAAFAAAQGQADAATAELGYASITAPFDGVVVARNVDPGALATPGRPLLIVEDMGTREIVAGVPDALARGLVVGGTLTALVGADRQAVPVVVAAVVPSADPVSRTVEVRLTSKSPLTPGLTAIVEVPGAQRISRQIAVPSSAVLSRGELTGVYLVGADSTARLRWVRLGRAQGDAVAVVSGLAAGDVVVRDAAGVRDGMRIRSAASSGGAT
- a CDS encoding efflux RND transporter permease subunit, with product MTIGISGRVAQAFLKSKLTPLLILASLVAGLAGVLTTPREEEPQISVPMVDVFLSAPGSSPEEVERRLIEPVERRLWEIGGVDHLYSTAASDGGMITVRFAVGDDPEESIVKVFAKLSGTPALLKLHTIDEVPVLTLTLHGGGYDEFQLRRVAAELRNEIQRIPNVAEVEVIGGAPRVLLVEPDAARLTAHGLSLDRLVSALAGANVLVSAGDVLVDNASLPVRAGRQLGNAEDVAAVLVAVRAGRGVRLGDVARVVDGPAEPAWYVSHLERNVPTSPAVTISIAKRPGTNAASLANVVLAKVESLRGVVVPADLETSVTRNYGETANEKAVELLSHIIIATVGVALLVWFALGWREALVVLVAVPVTLALTLLVYRVLGYTLNRITLFALVFAIGILVDDAIVVVENIARHLGMKGKSPEDAAVEGVDEVGNPTILATFTVIAAILPMAFVTGLMGPYMRPIPVGASMAMLFSLAVAFIVTPYLALRLVRHHEPAEDVAVSAEGRVGRGYRRMIERLLVNRGQRWAVYGGVVVLLLVSVGLIGIKAVTVKMLPFDNKSEFQVILDFPEGTTLETSARAAHEIAERLLSDPDVRDIQVYAGTAAPFNFNGLVRHYFLRQGPEVADLQVNLAPKHDRDAQSHDIAVRLRPAVTEVASRYGARAKVAEIPPGPPVLATITAEVFGPDDVTRRQVASEVRRALEATDGVVDTDWTLADRAHEVRVAVRPDVAEFAALAGADVAQAVRSLGGIQAGLLHDARAAEPVPIMVRLAQAERSGIYGILGIPLQSRAGGIVPVAAVASVDTVPRQEPRFRKDMKPVVYVTADVAGAIEAPVYAMLAVDPVLQQAGVVTTWSGPASSTETATVNWDGEWRITYEVFRDLGIAFAAVLLLIYFLVVAWFQSFRTPLVIMAPIPLTLIGILPGHAIAGAFFTATSMIGMIALAGIIVRNSILLVDFAELERARGLSVREAVVEAGVIRARPIVLTAAAVVIGGAVMVTDPIFQGLGLALMAGAVVATLLTLVLIPLLYAEIA
- a CDS encoding DUF2892 domain-containing protein produces the protein MSLHHRIRLIAGTFVLISLALGTWVHPYWYLLTAFVGVNLIQSAFTRWCPAELILAKLGLAGPAERSDSCG
- a CDS encoding NAD-dependent succinate-semialdehyde dehydrogenase, whose amino-acid sequence is MPIRAINPATGETVADYSTMSPADTFAAVTEAHEAWPRWRTTTFGDRARLFRSMAEHLRQRKDELARLMAVEMGKPLAQGRAEVDKCAWVSEYYADHAETHLAHDVIPTDATRSYVAFEPLGVVLAVMPWNFPLWQVYRFAAPALMAGNVGVLKHASNVPGCALVIEELFQQAGFPHGVFRTLLVGSDQVRAIIEHPLVRAVTLTGSTPAGKAVAAQAGAVLKKTVLELGGSDPYLILEDADVDQAAAVCVAARLVNSGQSCVAAKRFIAVDAVRDAFTERFIALMRTKKTGDPLDPDTDVGPQARHDLRDELHGQVVASVAKGAALRLGGSIPEGPGAFYPPTVLTNVTAGMPAHDEELFGPVAAIIAARDEADAIRIANGTIFGLGAAVFSRDLERGERVARQLEAGCTFVNSQVASDPRLPFGGIKESGYGRELGVYGIREFVNTKTVVIRP
- a CDS encoding universal stress protein, producing the protein MSIQSVMVSVDGSRFSETAVPVARQLARTARASLTIVMAHEMAGVPTAAGVGESDDRDGQGIRVLEKTYLAEIALANAHTGGIPVGFRLIEGSPGPALIAEMDLARPDLLVMSTHGRGVLSRLWLGSVADYVVRHATQPVLLLPGSANVAADCSFRRGLVLMDRTEAAEAVLGPVAEFAALHQSHLTLMHVLEPEPGALGMASGESVPPRDSQLGGEYRKAQRYLDGLAHELRAHGIQVATRVVVGLGAAPTILQQIEVGGYDFVAMTTHAGSGMVAPLLGRVADKVIRGAERPVFLVRPRAAP
- a CDS encoding acylase; the protein is MSARFNYAGLVLVGMLAACGTGSPEHPDLERWEARASNVTIIRDDWGIPHISAKTDADVVFGLMYAQAEDDFNRIETNYLNAMGRLAEAEGEGEIYRDLRMKLFIDPDSLRAKYAASPEWLRSLMDAFADGLNYYLHTHPEVKPRVIARFEPWMALSFSEGSIGGDIERVSLRELEAFYGGQPAQVAAAHRTIAPPDNEPRGSNGIAIAPKNSASGRSMLLINPHTSFFFRAEVHVTSEEGLNAYGAVTWGQFFVYQGFNDRAGWMHTSSGVDNIDEYLLTTTSTADGHTYRFGNEERPVTSRTIKVPYKTSTGMAERSFTVHRTHHGPVVRAQDGKWVAVRLMEEPVKALSQSYGRTKARNLQQFRQTMELHTNSSNNTVYADADGNIAYFHANFVPRRDTRFDWSRPVDGSNPATEWQGIHSIDESPNVFNPSIGWVYNTNNWPYSAAGPDSPRRDRFPAYMETYPENPRGINAIRQLTGRRNVTLDTLIAIAYNRSMPAFDDLIPALLSAADGTPASDPLKTRLAEQLDSLRRWDRQWGVASVPTSLAVFWGEELWQRVINATDRGNLSVYEYMAGRTSPAARLEALAAASDKLAADFGTWKTPWGEINRFQRITGDIVHPFDDASPSIPVGFTSGRWGSLAVFGARAYPGTKKWYGTSGNSFVAAVEFGDSVRARAITAGGQSGHPSSPHFGDQAERYSTGTLREVYFYPDQLVGRTKRTYRPGK